The following coding sequences lie in one Rickettsia hoogstraalii genomic window:
- the pnp gene encoding polyribonucleotide nucleotidyltransferase has product MFNEITKSVTWNRKVLELSTGKIARQADGAVTVKMGNSVLLCTAVVAKKAKEGIGFFPLTINYREMAYAAGKIPGGFFKREGKASDREVLVSRLIDRPIRPLFHPAFVNETHVTCSVLSYDPETPVDILAIIGASAALSLSPAPYLEIVAASKVGLINGEFVLNPTLELLKASQLDLVVAGTSDSVMMVESEAHLLAEEQMLEAVKFGFESFQPVIKIIKELAEEAKKPKLEMQDLYPASLKKEIEKLFVKEIEQAFAIKSKQERSTNLDLIPEKVLTHFVSDIENKKYSNYQIESALKSIESDILRNEILEKNRRIDGRSTTDIRQIACEIGLLPSAHGSALFTRGETQSLVSTTFGTSLDEQIVDSLEGEYKECFMLNYIFPPYSVNEAMPMKAPSRREVGHGKLAWRAINPILPNKVQFPYSIRVVAETTESNGSSSMATVCGSSLALMYAGVPIKAPVAGIAMGLVKEGKKFAVLSDILGDEDYFGDMDFKVAGTSEGITALQMDIKISGVDFKIMKVALEQARLGRLHILEQMNKVISKPNSELSKNAPSTTTIKIDKDKIRDIIGPGGKVIKEICETSGVKIDISDDGTVSVYASDRDKLKVALDKIKAIAVEPEIGEIFNGTVMKVLDSGAFINYLGNKDGFVHISEISEERIETVSSVLKQGDIVKVKLIGFDNKGKAKLTIKNANKDKSSNNPKPKNNVNNAKENSEPERRDSSKKRAWNEDNNAETAEVITERKYFN; this is encoded by the coding sequence ATGTTTAACGAAATAACTAAGAGTGTTACATGGAACAGGAAAGTTCTTGAGCTTAGTACAGGTAAGATAGCAAGGCAAGCTGACGGAGCAGTTACGGTAAAAATGGGTAATTCCGTTTTATTATGTACAGCAGTAGTAGCTAAAAAAGCAAAAGAAGGTATCGGCTTTTTTCCTTTAACGATTAATTATAGAGAAATGGCATATGCTGCTGGTAAAATCCCCGGAGGATTTTTTAAACGTGAGGGAAAAGCATCAGATAGAGAAGTTTTAGTATCTCGTTTAATAGATAGACCGATTAGACCATTATTTCATCCGGCTTTTGTGAATGAAACGCATGTAACTTGCAGTGTTCTTTCATATGATCCTGAAACTCCGGTAGATATACTTGCAATTATTGGTGCATCGGCTGCCCTTAGCCTATCCCCTGCTCCTTATCTAGAAATAGTTGCTGCAAGTAAAGTCGGTTTAATCAATGGTGAATTTGTTTTAAATCCGACACTTGAATTATTAAAAGCAAGTCAGCTTGATTTAGTAGTTGCAGGAACATCAGATTCAGTAATGATGGTTGAATCGGAAGCTCATTTACTCGCTGAAGAACAAATGTTAGAAGCCGTAAAATTTGGATTTGAAAGCTTCCAGCCGGTAATAAAGATAATTAAAGAACTAGCAGAAGAAGCTAAAAAACCAAAGCTTGAAATGCAAGATTTATATCCTGCCTCATTAAAGAAAGAAATTGAGAAGTTATTTGTAAAAGAAATTGAACAAGCTTTTGCGATTAAATCTAAACAGGAACGTAGTACTAATTTAGATTTAATACCTGAAAAAGTTCTTACACATTTTGTAAGCGACATAGAAAATAAAAAATATAGTAATTATCAAATCGAATCGGCTTTAAAATCTATTGAATCAGATATATTACGTAACGAGATTTTAGAAAAAAATAGACGTATCGATGGAAGAAGTACCACGGATATAAGACAAATTGCTTGTGAAATAGGTTTATTACCTTCCGCACACGGTTCAGCTTTATTTACTAGAGGCGAGACGCAAAGCTTAGTTAGTACTACATTCGGTACTAGTTTAGATGAGCAGATAGTTGACAGTTTAGAGGGTGAGTATAAAGAGTGTTTTATGCTTAATTATATCTTTCCGCCCTACTCTGTAAATGAAGCAATGCCGATGAAAGCACCTAGTCGTCGTGAAGTTGGACACGGTAAACTAGCATGGCGTGCTATTAATCCAATATTACCTAATAAGGTACAATTTCCTTATTCTATTAGAGTAGTTGCTGAAACTACGGAGTCTAACGGTTCTTCTTCAATGGCAACTGTTTGCGGTAGTTCTCTTGCTTTAATGTATGCCGGCGTACCGATAAAAGCACCGGTTGCGGGTATTGCTATGGGGCTTGTTAAGGAAGGCAAAAAATTTGCGGTATTATCCGACATTCTTGGAGATGAAGATTATTTCGGTGATATGGACTTTAAGGTTGCAGGAACTAGTGAAGGGATTACTGCATTACAAATGGATATCAAAATATCCGGAGTAGATTTTAAAATAATGAAAGTAGCTTTAGAGCAAGCACGACTAGGTCGTTTGCATATACTTGAGCAAATGAATAAAGTTATTAGTAAACCAAATAGCGAACTAAGTAAAAATGCTCCTTCTACTACTACTATAAAAATAGATAAGGATAAAATTAGAGATATTATAGGACCGGGCGGTAAAGTAATAAAGGAAATTTGTGAGACTAGCGGTGTTAAAATAGATATAAGCGATGACGGTACGGTTTCTGTTTATGCTTCAGATAGAGATAAGCTAAAAGTCGCTTTAGATAAAATTAAAGCTATTGCCGTTGAACCTGAAATCGGTGAAATATTTAACGGTACGGTAATGAAAGTCTTAGATTCCGGTGCTTTTATTAATTATTTAGGTAATAAAGACGGCTTTGTTCATATTAGTGAAATTTCAGAAGAAAGAATAGAAACGGTTAGCAGTGTTTTAAAACAAGGCGATATAGTAAAAGTTAAACTGATAGGCTTTGATAATAAAGGCAAAGCAAAACTAACTATTAAAAATGCCAATAAGGATAAATCTTCAAATAATCCAAAGCCAAAAAATAATGTTAATAATGCTAAGGAAAATTCAGAACCTGAGCGACGTGATTCTAGTAAAAAACGAGCTTGGAATGAAGATAATAATGCTGAAACTGCTGAAGTAATTACAGAACGTAAGTATTTTAATTGA
- the lptC gene encoding LPS export ABC transporter periplasmic protein LptC — translation MPSSYKRRKKIWKSVYLLIIVGILYIGYILIKSGYINEENDINVTKKSLKDTKNFDLKYNIILKDSIFEGVNKNLNAYKIKTERAIKESDNKYKLDIINAIYNVNQDQTLIINAKEGFLDEESNILDLKNDVKLFFDEIIFNTNDARIDLVNKNITGNSSAKLLYKNSSITSDSFNTKDENNIIIFKGNVSTIIDLSDY, via the coding sequence ATGCCCTCTTCTTATAAACGGCGAAAAAAAATTTGGAAATCTGTATATCTTTTAATAATAGTTGGAATTTTGTATATAGGATATATATTAATTAAAAGCGGTTATATTAATGAAGAAAACGATATTAATGTTACAAAAAAAAGTTTAAAAGATACTAAAAATTTTGATTTAAAATATAATATTATATTGAAAGATTCAATTTTTGAAGGAGTAAATAAAAATTTAAATGCGTATAAAATTAAAACTGAGCGAGCTATAAAAGAGTCGGATAACAAATATAAACTAGACATAATAAATGCTATTTATAACGTAAATCAAGACCAAACTCTTATTATCAATGCGAAAGAAGGCTTTTTAGATGAAGAATCAAACATATTAGATTTAAAAAACGATGTAAAACTTTTTTTTGATGAGATCATATTTAACACTAACGATGCAAGGATTGATTTAGTAAATAAAAATATAACCGGCAACTCCTCTGCTAAATTACTTTATAAAAACTCTTCAATTACTTCAGATAGTTTTAATACGAAGGATGAAAATAATATTATAATTTTTAAAGGCAATGTCTCTACAATCATCGATTTATCGGATTATTAA
- the rpsO gene encoding 30S ribosomal protein S15, giving the protein MSITQERKQQLIKEYAITENDTGSSAVQCAILTERINNLTEHFKSNHKDHTSRRGLLILVGRRRRLLNYIKKNNVREYLDLISKLGIRKIK; this is encoded by the coding sequence ATGTCGATTACACAAGAACGTAAACAACAATTAATTAAAGAATATGCTATAACGGAAAATGATACCGGTTCAAGTGCGGTGCAATGTGCTATCTTAACTGAAAGAATCAACAATTTAACCGAGCATTTTAAATCTAACCATAAAGATCATACTTCAAGACGTGGATTATTAATTTTAGTCGGACGCCGTCGTAGATTACTTAACTATATTAAAAAGAATAATGTTAGAGAATATTTAGATTTAATAAGTAAGCTAGGAATTAGAAAGATTAAGTAG
- the tlc4 gene encoding NTP/NDP exchange transporter Tlc4 — translation MTINSSNIENPPSKINSRFSKLTDYIWPIKRHEVSKFLFITLLMFCILFIQNLIRALKDSIVTTMIGAETISFLKFWGVMPSAFLMTAIYVKLVNRMKAENIFYLIISIFLTFFALFAYVIFPNHEMLHLSPVTVQNLTASLPNLKWFILLLSKWSFSLFYIIAELWPNVVFALLFWQFVNNITTVEESKRFYPLFGLLSQTGIYLAGQFLENLSNINDYVTNKFALQSSFHTLSIQIILTIVLILGIIAIKTFWLLNHKVLDKEHMALLKFKAKKKSMTIAESFQMILSSRHIRLIATLLICYGIAINLVEGPWKAAATKIYKTPTEYAAFIGSYLSYTGVFTILFVVLGSNIVRRLGWFTAAVITPLIVFITGILFFAVNNFEGFAGLIIANFILTDPALIAITIGAIQNVLSKSSKYTLFDSTKEMAYVPLDPEIKIKGKAAADVIGTKLGKSGSAFLQSLVFIILPSASYQSISICLMIIFIITCLTWLWATKELNKEYKNSIKFSQ, via the coding sequence ATGACGATTAACTCCAGTAATATAGAAAATCCTCCCTCTAAAATCAATAGCCGTTTTTCCAAACTTACCGATTATATCTGGCCTATAAAACGCCACGAAGTTTCTAAATTTTTATTCATCACCTTATTAATGTTCTGTATTTTATTTATCCAAAATCTAATCAGAGCTTTAAAAGATAGTATTGTTACTACTATGATAGGTGCCGAGACTATCTCGTTTTTGAAGTTTTGGGGAGTGATGCCGTCAGCTTTCTTAATGACTGCTATATATGTAAAGCTTGTTAATAGGATGAAAGCAGAAAATATATTTTATCTTATTATATCAATTTTTTTAACATTCTTTGCTTTATTTGCCTACGTTATTTTTCCAAATCATGAAATGCTGCATTTAAGCCCTGTAACTGTTCAAAATTTAACGGCAAGCTTACCTAATTTAAAATGGTTTATATTGCTTTTATCAAAATGGAGTTTTTCGCTATTTTATATAATCGCCGAATTATGGCCAAACGTAGTTTTTGCATTACTTTTTTGGCAGTTTGTTAATAACATTACTACCGTGGAAGAATCTAAAAGATTTTATCCGTTATTCGGTTTACTTAGTCAAACAGGTATTTATTTAGCAGGGCAGTTTTTAGAAAATCTAAGTAATATTAATGATTACGTAACTAATAAATTTGCATTGCAATCGTCTTTTCATACACTTTCTATACAAATTATTCTAACTATAGTACTAATTTTAGGTATAATAGCTATTAAAACTTTTTGGCTACTTAATCATAAAGTACTAGATAAAGAGCATATGGCGTTACTCAAATTTAAAGCAAAGAAAAAATCTATGACTATTGCCGAAAGTTTTCAGATGATTCTATCGTCAAGGCATATTAGATTAATTGCAACTTTGCTTATCTGCTATGGCATTGCCATTAATTTAGTAGAAGGTCCTTGGAAAGCAGCAGCTACTAAAATTTATAAAACTCCAACCGAATATGCAGCTTTTATAGGAAGTTATTTGAGCTACACCGGAGTATTTACTATTTTATTTGTCGTACTTGGTTCAAATATAGTTAGAAGACTTGGCTGGTTTACGGCGGCTGTTATCACACCTTTAATAGTTTTTATTACCGGTATATTATTTTTTGCTGTTAATAACTTTGAAGGATTTGCCGGCTTAATAATAGCAAATTTTATTCTAACTGATCCTGCTTTAATTGCTATAACAATAGGTGCTATTCAAAATGTGCTTAGTAAATCAAGTAAATATACCTTATTTGATTCAACAAAAGAAATGGCTTATGTTCCTTTAGATCCGGAAATAAAAATAAAAGGTAAAGCTGCTGCCGACGTGATAGGTACAAAACTCGGTAAATCCGGTAGTGCATTTTTACAATCATTGGTATTTATAATATTACCTTCCGCTAGTTATCAATCTATTTCCATCTGTTTAATGATTATATTTATAATTACTTGCTTAACTTGGCTTTGGGCAACTAAAGAACTCAATAAAGAATATAAAAATTCTATTAAATTTTCTCAATAA
- a CDS encoding phosphomannomutase/phosphoglucomutase: protein MQINKEIFRAYDIRGNSLKDLIEEVAYKIGFCFAEMTITKDNSKICIGLDGRLSSPTLCKALELGLTDAGAEIINIGVVPTPVLYFADKQFMPAGSIMVTGSHNPRDDNGFKILQNGKSFFGDQIQDLLAKVLNSHVMSTTPYVIPAKAGIQINTSGDMDSRFCGNDIDYGHNIEYKYLKRILEGININPKLKVAWDCGNGATGNIIEELKKHLTNHNIIINSRIDGNFPSHHPDPTNPANLQELIKLVKEQNCDLGIAFDGDGDRIGIVSGNDKILFGDQILCIFAEDILKENPNATIIVDLKAGQFIVDKIKSFGGNPIIWRTGHPFIKSKMLETKALLAGEMSGHIFFADKYFGFDDAIYAALRFLDLLSKSDKTLDEIIEDLPKSYSTPEIKIFVPSRLKLQIIKEIKEKLLEEKIEFNDIDGVRVNTEHGWWLLRSSNTESIIVARAESASKEGLEEIIAIINKYLEKYGLLI from the coding sequence ATGCAAATTAACAAAGAAATTTTTAGAGCTTATGATATAAGAGGCAATAGCCTTAAGGATTTAATAGAAGAAGTAGCTTATAAAATCGGCTTTTGTTTCGCCGAGATGACTATAACAAAAGATAATAGCAAAATCTGTATTGGTTTAGACGGTCGGCTCAGCTCCCCTACCCTTTGTAAAGCTTTAGAATTAGGACTAACTGATGCAGGGGCTGAAATCATAAATATTGGCGTAGTTCCGACTCCCGTACTATATTTTGCCGATAAACAATTTATGCCTGCCGGTAGTATTATGGTTACGGGATCGCATAACCCTCGTGACGATAACGGCTTTAAAATACTACAAAACGGTAAATCTTTTTTCGGTGATCAGATACAGGATTTATTAGCAAAGGTTTTGAATAGTCATGTCATGTCCACCACCCCTTATGTCATTCCTGCGAAAGCAGGAATCCAGATTAATACAAGTGGAGACATGGATTCCCGCTTTTGCGGGAATGACATAGATTATGGACATAATATAGAATATAAATACCTAAAACGTATTTTAGAGGGAATAAATATTAATCCAAAGTTAAAAGTGGCTTGGGACTGCGGCAATGGAGCAACGGGCAATATTATTGAAGAGTTAAAAAAGCATTTAACTAATCACAACATAATCATAAATAGTAGGATTGACGGAAATTTTCCAAGCCATCACCCTGACCCTACCAACCCTGCTAATTTACAAGAGCTAATTAAATTAGTTAAAGAACAAAATTGTGACCTTGGTATAGCTTTTGACGGTGATGGTGATAGAATCGGTATTGTAAGCGGGAACGACAAGATATTATTCGGTGATCAAATTTTATGTATATTTGCTGAGGATATTTTAAAGGAAAATCCAAACGCAACTATAATAGTTGATTTAAAAGCCGGTCAGTTTATCGTTGATAAAATAAAATCATTCGGCGGAAATCCTATAATATGGCGAACAGGTCACCCTTTTATTAAAAGCAAAATGCTAGAGACAAAAGCTTTACTCGCCGGTGAAATGAGCGGGCATATATTCTTTGCCGATAAATATTTTGGCTTTGATGATGCAATTTATGCAGCCCTTAGATTTTTAGATTTACTTAGCAAATCGGATAAAACGCTAGATGAAATAATAGAAGATTTACCGAAAAGCTATAGTACACCGGAAATTAAAATTTTTGTTCCGTCTAGGTTAAAATTACAAATTATTAAAGAGATTAAAGAAAAATTATTAGAAGAGAAAATAGAGTTTAATGATATAGACGGTGTACGGGTAAATACTGAGCATGGTTGGTGGTTACTGCGTAGTTCTAACACCGAATCTATTATAGTTGCAAGAGCTGAATCAGCTAGTAAAGAAGGTTTAGAGGAAATAATAGCTATAATTAATAAATATCTTGAAAAATATGGACTATTAATTTAA
- the truB gene encoding tRNA pseudouridine(55) synthase TruB — translation MNSYWLNIYKPRGISSAKLVSMVKKILGKEVKIGHAGTLDVEAEGILPLAVGEATKLIQLLIDARKTYIFTVKFGLQTDSGDYTGKVIATKDYIPSQEEAYTVCSKFIDNVTQIPPAFSALKVNGVRAYKLAREGKEVELKPRNITIYNLKCLNFDEKNATATYYTECSKGTYIRTLAEDLALSLQSLGFVIELRRTQVGIFKEENVIQIESPDEITKNFLEEKSIKIESILDDILVLDATDSQAQKIRYGQKCQFDYEEDVSLLWVRYKGTLLAIGSLNKSCFNSLRVFNLL, via the coding sequence ATGAATAGTTATTGGTTAAATATTTATAAACCAAGAGGTATAAGTTCTGCTAAACTGGTTAGTATGGTAAAAAAAATACTCGGTAAAGAAGTTAAGATAGGACATGCCGGTACTTTAGATGTTGAAGCGGAAGGGATACTACCCCTTGCCGTAGGTGAAGCTACAAAGCTGATACAGCTGCTAATTGATGCTAGAAAAACCTATATTTTTACCGTAAAATTCGGACTACAAACCGATAGCGGCGATTATACCGGTAAAGTAATAGCAACGAAAGATTATATCCCTTCTCAAGAAGAGGCTTATACCGTATGTTCTAAATTTATCGATAACGTAACACAAATACCGCCGGCTTTTTCTGCTCTTAAAGTTAACGGTGTAAGAGCTTATAAATTGGCCAGAGAGGGGAAAGAAGTAGAATTAAAGCCAAGAAATATAACTATTTATAATCTAAAATGTTTAAATTTTGATGAGAAAAATGCTACCGCTACATACTATACGGAATGCTCAAAAGGTACTTATATAAGGACTTTAGCAGAAGATTTGGCATTGTCCTTGCAAAGTTTAGGATTTGTGATAGAATTACGCCGTACTCAGGTTGGAATATTTAAAGAAGAAAATGTTATCCAAATTGAATCACCTGACGAAATTACCAAAAATTTCCTAGAGGAAAAAAGCATAAAGATAGAATCAATACTGGACGACATCCTGGTTCTTGATGCTACTGACAGCCAAGCACAAAAAATCAGATATGGGCAGAAATGCCAATTCGATTATGAAGAAGACGTTAGTCTTTTATGGGTTCGCTATAAAGGCACTCTGCTTGCAATAGGTAGCTTAAACAAGAGTTGCTTTAATTCTTTACGAGTATTTAATTTATTATAA
- a CDS encoding SIS domain-containing protein: MTDINNYQIIAKRVISSEASALEKLSENIPEDFNRIIEFLLSFKGRIILTGIGKSGYIARKIAASFSSTGMPAFYLHPAEASHGDLGMVTRNDLVIMLSNSGETKELFNIIEYCKNSSIKIAAMTMNKNSTLAKRSDFLLIVPEYPEASVIGAPTISSLIMLSLGDALMTVIHEKRGFTKDDFKIYHPGGTIGANLTKIKNLMRSGDEIPLVYEDTSFAETIIIMNKKRLGCTLVTDKNQNLIGIITDGDLRRHINDQIHLKTASSIMTKNPIHISSEIFAKEALNLMKAKNITNIPIVDDNIIMGIIHIHDLLRMGVS, translated from the coding sequence ATGACCGACATAAATAATTACCAAATCATCGCAAAGAGGGTTATTTCTAGTGAAGCAAGTGCTTTAGAAAAATTATCTGAAAATATCCCTGAAGACTTTAACAGAATTATAGAATTTTTACTATCTTTCAAAGGACGGATAATCCTAACCGGCATAGGCAAAAGCGGTTATATTGCAAGAAAAATAGCTGCTAGCTTTTCTTCAACCGGTATGCCTGCTTTTTATTTACATCCGGCAGAGGCAAGTCACGGCGATTTAGGTATGGTGACGAGAAATGATCTAGTAATTATGCTATCTAATTCCGGTGAAACTAAAGAGCTATTTAATATAATTGAATATTGTAAGAACTCTTCCATAAAAATTGCTGCAATGACAATGAATAAAAATTCCACTTTAGCTAAAAGAAGCGATTTTTTATTAATAGTACCTGAATACCCGGAAGCTTCTGTAATTGGAGCTCCTACTATATCATCTTTAATAATGTTATCACTAGGTGATGCTTTAATGACTGTTATACATGAAAAACGAGGCTTTACTAAAGATGATTTTAAAATTTATCATCCGGGAGGTACAATCGGTGCTAATTTAACAAAAATTAAAAACCTAATGCGTAGCGGTGATGAAATACCTTTAGTATATGAAGATACTTCCTTTGCCGAAACTATAATTATTATGAATAAAAAACGTTTAGGTTGTACACTTGTCACGGATAAAAACCAAAATTTGATAGGGATTATAACCGACGGGGATTTACGTCGTCATATTAACGATCAAATTCACTTAAAAACAGCATCAAGCATTATGACCAAAAACCCTATTCATATCTCATCGGAAATATTTGCAAAAGAGGCTTTAAATTTAATGAAAGCCAAAAATATCACTAATATACCGATTGTTGATGATAATATTATTATGGGCATTATTCATATTCATGATTTACTACGCATGGGAGTTAGCTAA
- a CDS encoding LptA/OstA family protein — translation MSLQSSIYRIIKLVVFLTISISIYANDKNISNLHITSDTLIIDRIKQKAEYLGNVVVYFDNAILRTKELYIFYKTIDDKQTIDYIVIPTKLTVERKINNELLLADSAKYFFDDKQLILLGNVILQRDDNILKTNKLIYYVDIVKK, via the coding sequence ATGTCTCTACAATCATCGATTTATCGGATTATTAAACTTGTAGTATTTCTTACTATTAGTATATCTATATATGCTAATGATAAAAATATTTCAAATTTACATATAACATCTGATACTTTAATTATTGATAGAATCAAACAAAAAGCAGAATATCTTGGAAATGTTGTTGTTTACTTCGATAATGCGATACTTAGAACGAAAGAATTATATATTTTTTATAAAACAATAGATGATAAACAAACTATTGATTATATAGTTATTCCGACCAAATTGACTGTAGAAAGAAAAATAAATAATGAATTATTACTTGCAGATAGTGCTAAATATTTTTTTGATGACAAACAACTTATTCTACTCGGTAATGTAATATTACAGCGTGATGATAATATCTTAAAAACTAATAAACTAATCTATTATGTAGATATTGTTAAGAAATAG
- the lptB gene encoding LPS export ABC transporter ATP-binding protein, whose amino-acid sequence MDSLQVKNISKSYKKRNILTDISLNIKQGEIVGLFGPNGAGKTTCFNIIIGLMKPDSGQLLLNDINITNLPIYLRARLGIGYLLQEPSIFRGLSVEDNIKAVVEISENDKEVIEQKTHNLLEKFSIVHLKDLSAASLSGGERRRLEIARSLAIDPKFIMLDEPLAGIDPLAISDIKNLITYLREFNIGILITDHNVRDTLDIVDRAYVIFEGKVLLEGSAKEIANSKKVKEVYLGESFSF is encoded by the coding sequence ATGGACAGCTTACAAGTTAAAAATATATCAAAATCCTACAAAAAAAGGAATATATTAACTGATATATCTCTGAATATAAAACAAGGAGAGATAGTTGGTTTATTCGGTCCTAACGGAGCCGGTAAAACAACTTGTTTTAACATTATTATCGGTTTAATGAAACCGGACTCAGGACAATTACTTTTAAACGATATAAATATTACCAACCTACCTATTTATTTACGAGCAAGGCTTGGAATCGGCTACCTTCTTCAAGAACCTTCGATATTTCGGGGATTATCGGTTGAGGATAATATTAAGGCTGTAGTTGAGATATCTGAAAATGATAAAGAAGTAATTGAACAAAAAACCCATAATTTACTAGAGAAATTTTCGATAGTACATTTAAAAGATTTATCCGCTGCTAGCTTATCAGGCGGTGAAAGGCGTAGGCTTGAGATTGCACGTTCACTTGCAATAGATCCTAAATTTATCATGCTTGATGAACCGCTTGCCGGTATTGATCCGCTTGCTATTTCCGATATCAAAAATCTAATTACTTATTTACGTGAGTTTAATATAGGCATATTAATTACCGACCATAACGTACGTGATACTCTAGATATAGTCGACCGTGCTTATGTTATTTTTGAAGGTAAAGTATTATTAGAAGGAAGTGCTAAGGAAATAGCAAACAGCAAAAAAGTTAAGGAAGTGTATTTAGGTGAAAGCTTTAGTTTTTAG